AACTGGAGGCGGAACTTATTTCCACTGGTGAATCTCTCGTTCTCTATCTCTCTTACCAaagtgtttatttatttattgagttaatttgaaaaataatttgtttaattttgttgttCCTGCTTGTTGAAGTTTCTTGAGGAAGTTGTATGATCACGCTGAGGAATGTCCTCGTTCTTACGACAAGCTCCATTTCGATCCTAGGTAATCTTCCTATGGATTGCCGCTAAGTTAACTTTTGAATAACTTAGCAGAGCCATGAGATCAGTAGATAGTTCGAAACCTTTTCCTTCGTTTGCTCATCATCCCTCTGTAAAATTTTATAGGAAGCAAAAGTGCAAGTTGTTGGCCACTCATGATGATATTATAGCTTAATGTCTAAGCTTCCGAGGGAGAGAACCTCGGTTATGACAATAGTCCGGGACCCTGTTGCGCGTGTGTTGAGCACTTATGAATTTTCAGTAGAGGTGGCAGCTAGTTTCTTGGTGCATCCCATTTGACTTCTGCGACGAGGATGTCTGCCGCATCCGCAATAATAACGTGATAAGCCCGCTTGACATATGGCCGTGGAAGTACCTTGTTCCATGGATGAGAGAAGACCTCTTTGCTCGGGTATGTCACATTCATCTTGTTCTGTTGCATATAGGGCCTAATGGTTCGGTTATTCGGGTTAGTTCTGTTTGTTCAgttcaatataaattttaccGAACTAACCCGAAATAAAGTTTGGTTCGGTATTGAATTACTTTGGTTTTTGAAAATCCTGCAGaagtttttgattttggttattttggtttagttctgTTAAAAAATTCCTTTAAATTCGGTTAGTTTGGTTATTCTGATTAATTCGGTTTGTTTTTTGGTATGGTTTGGTaaagaaactttatttttaaaaactaaaacaaagtaACCTATTACTGAACCAAACAGAAACCTACCAGACTGAACCGAACTTCTCACCTAAACCGAAATTTCTGTTTGGCTGGTTCTGTTCAAATCACAGGCCTAGTTGCATACATAGACGGCTTTTAAGCTCTTATACGATAAGAACAAACACACAAAACTATCCCCACTGAAGCTTGTTACTCATGTTTGGTCTTTGTTAGAGAGATGCACGAAAACTCAAGGGAGGAGTTATTATTGAAGACGACAACCCGTATGACATGGAGGAGATGCTGATGCCACTGCACAAGTATCTCGATACCCCTACTGCTCATGATATAATCCACAATGGAGCAACGTTTCAGGTTtcatgtttctttgttttttgatttttttcaaagtaAACTGATTAGAGAATCTCTCCAGAGCATTTTCATATCATTTCACAGATTGCAGGATTGACAAATAATTCCCATTTAGCAGAAGCCCACGAGGTTCGGCATTGTGTGCAGAAATACAAAAACCTCGGTGAGCCTGTTCTCCAAGTGGCCAAGGTTAGCTAGCTacacttgttcttcttcttcttcatcataaTGAACTGTACTTTGGTAGCAGAttctataagttttttttttgatcttgCAGAGAAGGTTAGACAGCATGTTGTATGTTGGATTGACAGAAGAGCATAGAGAATCTGCTTCACTTTTTGCTAATGTAGTGGGTTCTCGGGTGCTTTCTCAAGTGGTTACATCAAATATAACTTCAAAAACTACTAAATCAGGTTGGTGTAAGTTTCTCATCTTAACAACTTAGAGTCAGATAGTGaattgatgatgataatgagaGTTCTTTTGGACACAAATCATAAAAATTCTAAAGCTTATTTTTCTTGATGCTTTCAGAAGCAAGTGTTACTATTCCAGAATCTGGATCAGATAAGAGTGAAATCCAGGTGAACTCTCTTGTCTGCTCCTCAGTATAATGAAGTCTTTTTTTACTCGGGTGAAACTGTCTGAAGTTGCTGAAAATGTCTGATAACTTGCAGAATGGTACATCTGAAGTTGCATCCGGTAAGATAGAAGCAAAGAGTGGAAATGTaagtaactttccttttttaccATTTATGTTCAACTTGTGAATGATGTGATTTTTTATGTCTGTTGTATACAATTTAGATGACGGTAAAAACTTTGATGGAAGTCTATGAGGGATGCATTACTCATCTAAGAAAGTCCCAAGGAACCAGACGTGTCAACTCCCTGAGGAGAATATCGCCAGCTAATTTTACTAGAACGGTAAAAAACTATATTATGTGCCTGATTTAAACCAAGTAAAGTAACGCCTAGGTAATCTAATCTTTTTGATAATGCAATTTACAGACGCGTGCAAGAATTCTTAGCGAGGTCATTGAGCAGATCAAATCGCTTAACAATCTTGATGTGGAGCTTTTCAAGTACGCAAAAGAAATCTTTGTTAAAGAACATGAACTAATGTCAAAGAAGATGGTTTCAACAGTAAGTCCCTCTTTGTTGTAATGAAACTTGCTCGGAGTTTCTCATTCACAATGTCGCTGTTGTTGAATGTTGCAGACTAAGAGAAGCATTGTTGATCTGCAGAACGTGTTTGGAGAGATGGATGATGAAAAGCTGTGGAAGTTGGTATCAGTGACATTGATGCTCTTACTGCTCTTcctcttgtttctttttgtaaacGCTAGAAGGAGAATAACCTCTAAGGTTAAGACTTGATTCTTCTCACTTGTGGGGTCATTTGTAATAttctatttgttttcttttggtgGAAATAAAAAGTTTTGGGTGTTGCCTTACAggtgaaaaatgaaaaagatcAGAAGCAAAGCCCATACGTCATTTCTGATACTCACAGTGGAAGCTCCGTACGGCGTTTTATGTTCTTCGCTTCATGTTTTATTCTATACGCTTTGGTGGCCGCGACGTACGCATGGCTAGCGTTTCCACCGCATGTCGGACGTACAGATCAtgtgtcttcttcttcgctAGGTTGTCGAGAGGACAATGAGGGTTCCTGGTCCATTGGTGTTTACTATGGCGATTCTCCCTTCACTCTCAAACCTATAGAAACCGTGAGTCGTCTCTGAATTCTCATTTCTAGGGtttataaatgtgtatttttgGTGACTTTGTGGGGGTGATGGGAGACAGGTTAACGTGTGGAGGAACGAGAGTGCAGCATGGCCTGTGGCTAACCCTGTTTTAACATGTGCCTCCTTGACCAACTCTGGTTTTCCAAGTAACTTTGTAGCTGACCCATTTCTCTATGTTCAGGTATATATACAGTTTCCACTTTTCTTCCTTGATGTTGCACTATCTTTGgcttatatttatttgtttcattAATACAATCTTTGTTGCAAGTGACAAAAGTCAAATATTATCCTTTTTGAAAACAGGGTAATACTCTTTACCTCTTCTTTGAGAATAAAAACCCCATCACAATGCAAGGGGATATAGGAGTTGCAGAAAGTACTGACAAAGGAGCTACTTGGAAGCCTCTTGGTATAGCTTTGGATGAGGCTTggcacttgtctttcccattCGTCTTCAATTACAACGGACAAGTAAAgatacacaaacaaacaaacaaacttcCACAGAGCGTTGTTTctctaaaattattattatagcttacttgtgtttttttttttgtcttgctAAAAAGATATACATGATGCCGGAGAGCAGCCAGATAGGAGAGCTACGTCTCTACCGTGCAGTTAACTTCCCATTGATCTGGAAACTGGAGAAAGTCATCTTGGAAAAGCCGCTCGTTGATTCAACCATCATCCATCACCAAGGAAACTACTATCTATTCGGATCAGACCATAGTAGCTTCGGGACCAAGAAGAACGGACAGCTTGAGATTTGGTACAGCAGCACACCCCTCGGCCCGTGGAAACCACACAAGAGGAATCCTATCTACAACGGTAAAAGAAACGTCGGGGCAAGAAACGGAGGCAGACCGTTCTCACACGATGGGAGTCTCTACCGTGTCGGTCAAGACTGCGGCGAGAACTACGGGAAAAGGATAATCATATTCAAGATCGAAGCTCTCTCCATGGATGAGTATAGAGAAGTCCAAGTCCCATTTGATCTAGAAGCGTCTTCCCGTCCTAAAGGTGAAAATTCTTGGAACGGACTTAGGCAGCATCATCTCGTAGTGAGACGGTTAAGTTCTGGTGGCTACATTGGTCTCGCTGATGGCGACCGTGTAGCTTCGGGAGATTTGTTTCGTCGTGTTCTTCTCGGATACGCTTCTCTAGCAGGTGCTATTACACTGGTTGTGTTACTAGGGTTTTTGCTTGGGATCGTTAACTGCGTTGTTCCGTCAACATGGTGCATGAACTACTACTACGCGGGAAAAAGAACCGATACGGTTCTGGATTTGGAAAGTGGCGGTTTCTTGTCGGACAAGTTAAGAAGACTGTGTTCTCGGTTAAACCGAGTACCATCTTTTCTAAGAGGACGCAGTCCCAAATTAGGAAGATTAGGACTCGGTTTGATACTCCTTGTAGGAGTTTTACTCTCGTGTCTAGGCATCGGTTACATATACGGTGGAAGCGGAGCTGTTGCGCCTTACACTTTCAAAGGTCATGCATCTAAGTTCACGTTAGTGACTATGACTTACGACGCACGTCTCTGGAACCTGAAAATGTACGTTAGTCATTACTCTCGATGTGCTTCTGTGAAAGAGATCGTTGTCATATGGAACAAAGGACCACCTCCTGACCTAACCGAGCTAGACTCCGCCGTGCCGGTTAGAATCAGAGTCGAGAAGCGGAACTCTCTAAACAACAGGTTCAATATCGACCCGCTGATTAAAACGCGTGCCGTTCTCGAGCTCGACGACGATATAATGATGTCTTGCGATTTGATCGAGAAGGGGTTTAGAGTCTGGCGCGAACATCCGGAGAGACTGGTCGGATTCTACCCGCGTTACGTCGATGGAACCATGACTTACGGCGGTGAGAAGTTCGCGAGGAGTCGTGAGGGATATAATATGATTCTCACGGGAGCTGCGTTTATGGACGTTGGTTTTGCGTTTGGGATGTATCAGTCCGACAAGGCGAAGCTTGGTCGGGAGTTCGTGGACGAGCAGTTTAACTGCGAAGATGTTTTGTTGAATTTCTTGTACGCGAATGCGAGTGGTTCAGCGAAGGCTGTGGAGTATGTGAGACCGTCTGGTTTGGTTTTCGATACTTCGAAGTTTTCTGGTGTGGCGATTAGTGGGAACACGAATCAGCATTACAGGAAGAGAAGCGAGTGTCTACGGAGATTCTCTGAGTTGTACGGAAGTTTGTCTGACCGGAGGTGGGAGTTTGGTGGAAGAAAAGATGGGTGGGATTTGTAGAAAGAGGAGTAGTTGCTTGTAGGGCAAGTAAGTAGTTCTTCAGATAAGTTGCGAgtcttaaaaattataaaatttctagCCCTTCACGGGATCACAATGTTAAATCTAGGCTCTTTTTTTCTCGTATGATCGTGTTAGATGTGTTTAGAAGGTGTTGTAGGGAATGAACAAAGCTTCTGCTTTCAATATATTAGGAagaaaaactgttttttcttttttgtaaaccAGGAAGAAAAACCGTTTATTTACATGAGTTTGACCATAGTCTAAAAGTTGGGGCCAGTTTTAGATAGTGGACGAAGTCTACCTGTAGTGGGCCGAGTCATGTTAGAACCCaacatatatgataaatatttgtCATGTATTTAACAACTTTATGacattttaagaaaaattggTAATATCAAAATGAGGGATGATGTCAGGGTTTCTTACACACTACAAAATATTCAGAAATGAAACAGACAGGGTGATGAAGGGGagatatatttaatatactGCAGAGATGGGAACTCACTCACTGATAGTTTACAGGTAGGGTGTTGTTAGCGActgttctagaaaaaaaaatctaatgaaGAGAATTTAGAATTATATTGTTCCATAGTATTGTTTCAtcatgtgttttttattttaccgTGGTATGTTCCATTTTGCTAGCAGTATGTTTACAGATAAACATATTTAGCTTATATATGAAAGACAGGTGAAGAAAAGCCAACGTTTGCCTTTAAATGTTGGTTTAGCTctatgaaataattttattctttgTATTCTTCAATGGTAATACCTCGCTTTTGTCATGCAAAAATTACAGAAAACTTGACAACATCAGAAACCTGATGAAAATAAACGAGagtataaacatttttttcaaatctgtttTCAACGTTTAAATACACTATATCGTAGTACTCGTTGCAATCTTTCCAACGTACTATTAATCTGGCCTTGAATACCACTGAATTGACCGGAAAAGCCACattaaaatcgaaaaaaatcactcttttaaaaaaagtgTGTTCTAACAAAAACTACTTTCACTAGCAACATTGTTCCTAGAgcaagaaatataaaattttgaaagtctTCAAAACTGTTAATTAGAATTCCTAACCACTAGAGTTTGATGTATTAatcatgtatataaaataattttttagaaaaaaataaatttaatagtgTAAAATTGCAGTTTATGATTGCCCACTCTCATTTTTGGAGAGTGAGCACCACGTGCCCATTTCTATGATAGTAAGTTCATGGATTTCCTTTGATTTTCgacatttttcaaaattcttcGAAAAAGAGGCGCGTTCAAGTTTCATATAGAGTTAAAAGACAACTAATAAATCAAACGGCACCGTTTTTCGCTTTatgcaaattttaaaaactcgaCTTCTTACGATGTGTAACAAAAGCTCTCCACATTCTCACTGGAACATACTCTTTTTAAATAGCCCCCATAGAGACTCATAGTAACTAACACATTGCTTACAGTTTTTTCACTTGTTTCCAAAATGACTCACACTCAACTAAGCCCACACTTGACGAAGAAGCTTGTATCTTGCATTTGAAGTCGCAGAATCATTAAACTCACTCGTTTTGTCGACGATAGATGTAAGAGGAGAGTCCAGCTCCTCAAGCTCCTCGTCGCTCGTGTTTAAGATCGAAGCTCTCTCCAAGGATGAGTATAGAGAAGTCCAAGTCCCGTTTGATTTAGAAGCGTCGTCCCTCGTAAAGGTGAAAATTCTTGGAACGGACTTAGGCATCATCATCTCGTAGTGGAAACACGAATCAGCATTACAGGAAGAGAAGCGAGTGTCTACGGAGATTCTCTGAGTTGTACGGAAGTTTGTCTGATCGGAGGTGGGAGTTTGGTGAAAGAAAAGATGGGTGGGATTTGTAAAAAGAGTAGTTGCTTGTAGGGCAAGTAAG
This region of Raphanus sativus cultivar WK10039 unplaced genomic scaffold, ASM80110v3 Scaffold1737, whole genome shotgun sequence genomic DNA includes:
- the LOC130504690 gene encoding protein-tyrosine sulfotransferase-like, yielding FLRKLYDHAEECPRSYDKLHFDPRAMRSVDSSKPFPSFAHHPSRWQLVSWCIPFDFCDEDVCRIRNNNVISPLDIWPWKYLVPWMREDLFARRDARKLKGGVIIEDDNPYDMEEMLMPLHKYLDTPTAHDIIHNGATFQIAGLTNNSHLAEAHEVRHCVQKYKNLGEPVLQVAKVS
- the LOC130504689 gene encoding glucosamine inositolphosphorylceramide transferase 1-like; this encodes MLYVGLTEEHRESASLFANVVGSRVLSQVVTSNITSKTTKSEASVTIPESGSDKSEIQNGTSEVASGKIEAKSGNMTVKTLMEVYEGCITHLRKSQGTRRVNSLRRISPANFTRTTRARILSEVIEQIKSLNNLDVELFKYAKEIFVKEHELMSKKMVSTTKRSIVDLQNVFGEMDDEKLWKLVSVTLMLLLLFLLFLFVNARRRITSKVKNEKDQKQSPYVISDTHSGSSVRRFMFFASCFILYALVAATYAWLAFPPHVGRTDHVSSSSLGCREDNEGSWSIGVYYGDSPFTLKPIETVNVWRNESAAWPVANPVLTCASLTNSGFPSNFVADPFLYVQGNTLYLFFENKNPITMQGDIGVAESTDKGATWKPLGIALDEAWHLSFPFVFNYNGQIYMMPESSQIGELRLYRAVNFPLIWKLEKVILEKPLVDSTIIHHQGNYYLFGSDHSSFGTKKNGQLEIWYSSTPLGPWKPHKRNPIYNGKRNVGARNGGRPFSHDGSLYRVGQDCGENYGKRIIIFKIEALSMDEYREVQVPFDLEASSRPKGENSWNGLRQHHLVVRRLSSGGYIGLADGDRVASGDLFRRVLLGYASLAGAITLVVLLGFLLGIVNCVVPSTWCMNYYYAGKRTDTVLDLESGGFLSDKLRRLCSRLNRVPSFLRGRSPKLGRLGLGLILLVGVLLSCLGIGYIYGGSGAVAPYTFKGHASKFTLVTMTYDARLWNLKMYVSHYSRCASVKEIVVIWNKGPPPDLTELDSAVPVRIRVEKRNSLNNRFNIDPLIKTRAVLELDDDIMMSCDLIEKGFRVWREHPERLVGFYPRYVDGTMTYGGEKFARSREGYNMILTGAAFMDVGFAFGMYQSDKAKLGREFVDEQFNCEDVLLNFLYANASGSAKAVEYVRPSGLVFDTSKFSGVAISGNTNQHYRKRSECLRRFSELYGSLSDRRWEFGGRKDGWDL